In Drosophila bipectinata strain 14024-0381.07 chromosome 2R, DbipHiC1v2, whole genome shotgun sequence, one genomic interval encodes:
- the LRR gene encoding F-actin-uncapping protein LRRC16A isoform X4, whose protein sequence is MSTRSQLTKDLNESVKSILGRHTKILVKYMVKLETKGDKTENRVLVFTPVRVYLLSAKVPTKIECHFHYLDIVGVESKKPTHFSIVTNDRPYSFATTGDAGSFSSNADVILTDLASAIKQIFPTVPLKYIIRKIDIQPPERETIFSEEFRPSDPRNVGPCGGFSAQYACMCDFHGVPYREEVAWDVDTIYLSHDTRVLNLRDFDHLEPKDLMAIVSALEYNTFFRGLKAAHMRLSHETLERILHVLKRSMWLEELHLEALGLRWDFLNKLSISVITNSNPAIRTIDLSHNIIEDKGASSLCALLGKIVQGAIHLAGPIAKVSKGLCKLALAHCGLTSKGVNQMSHSLTLNQSISNSLTYLDLSGNSLKDDITNLHNFLAQPNVLEHLDLASTDITLENLFGALLRGCATHLAHLNVSHNSFSTKKGKEIPPSFKQFFTSTLSLKHLNIAGCKLPMEALKNLLLGLACNESTAGLHLDLSGNTLGTQGAHVLESCIHGVRVLQSLDISDNNLDAELAPVLTAISKNPSIRTLYLTRNLTGMKPKHIPPVMDALVNLIQKDDFPLAELVLSENKLKHDLHDFINALGSNQSLQKLDISGNYMGDVGARLLAKALQINNRLRTIYMDKNAVTLQGYADIVYALEHNHSMRTIPFPVFDIAPHLKSHPDKTDAVMRKMQELLQRNCNGLKRTNGQGFRLQHGFMLSSTHQLVDKLVAETQDTISLAKGGGDSASAVQRLITDAENCKQLMPKLQEAVRSDAHPIEMKLTRVASELGYTIKSYLEETLETMMRTGIEQCPKTLGNQIVVQDLRKVLAERLLVPEDFLQSCLLNNAGSEIMNKVSEIEQSLAAAISDRATDEVLEALTRYRRGLGIAESPSVLLDEPQTPDIVRSRSSHDADGLIIRPGGRGSILPKLGLESPTKLEYLNLATPHLATKRRSVARKVRPQSVVENLSLGHIPDLLDSPSSHRSSSQLSTRAAAGAAAVAGATNMTDSIAAMDDGGVDECCDSITELPSASFQLQHLVKGRPKRAKTRAPTRPLVNAECAGGSREIGEGLEHFFRPGSVTPTTLTPLVSPTSEECSSLSFVDSPTMSRDGNGHMTSEETTPILEERRPIKLERQSPLLKSASWATRSRSTDNLEKYSPLVGRKSPLVKMRTEGGPGSGAAGGGEETAIPTSNLLKATARDDKMRSPSSDSIKSHATGEGSVIVKTGNGILRTPIVLQKPRPWSVVGSEPKASGELVTGNGNADSTKTTPDNLEEDEVEVVAFGASSGGSIVGITPGIALTTSTSGGGSIVGITPGAALEKKSVRELAAGLNRLELPLKPPVMPRTLLNAANARTSSTSTTSTSSSNGGGTSSTTTSTSSTVLNTQNQTRSQVVTTTSSESTTEQTTSSTSSTSSSSSSTRQEQRHAMACASLISNEILSMRNGQLAGKSGSCAESGGVKRIAGKEISTLFEETLVEELQQSMANRRMFRDSAYTKEDVVDL, encoded by the exons ATGTCGACGCGCTCGCAATTAACCAAGGACCTCAACG AAAGCGTCAAGTCCATACTGGGTCGCCACACCAAGATACTCGTCAAGTATATGGTCAAATTGGAGACGAAAGGCGACAAGACGGAGAATCGTGTTCTG GTCTTTACGCCCGTGAGGGTATATCTGCTCAGTGCCAAGGTGCCCACCAAG atCGAATGCCATTTCCACTACCTGGACATTGTGGGAGTCGAGAGCAAGAAGCCCACCCATTTCTCCATTGTGACCAACGACAGGCCCTACTCGTTTGCCACCACCGGCGATGCGGGCAGTTTCAGCTCG AACGCTGATGTCATTCTAACCGATCTGGCCTCAGCCATCAAGCAGATTTTTCCAACAGTTCCTCTGAAATATATAATTCGAAAG ATCGATATCCAGCCGCCGGAGCGAGAGACCATATTCTCCGAGGAGTTCCGGCCATCTGATCCGCGCAATGTGGGACCCTGCGGCGGATTCAGTGCCCAGTATGCCTGCATGTGCGACTTCCATGGCGTGCCCTACCGCGAGGAGGTGGCCTGGGATGTGGACACCATCTATCTGTCGCACGACACCCGAGTGCTCAACCTGCGCGACTTTGACCACCTGGAGCCCAA AGACCTGATGGCCATCGTGTCCGCTTTGGAGTACAATACATTTTTTCGCGGTCTGAAGGCTGCCCACATGCGACTGTCCCACGAGACCCTGGAACGCATCCTGCACGTGCTCAAGCGTTCGATGTGGCTGGAGGAGCTGCATTTGGAGGCGCTAGGATTAAG ATGGGATTTCCTAAACAAGTTATCGATATCTGTGATAACGAATAGCAATCCCGCCATTCGCACCATTGATCTGAGCCACAATATAATTGAGGATAAAG GAGCGAGCTCATTGTGCGCCCTACTCGGAAAGATTGTACAAG GTGCCATCCATTTGGCCGGACCCATTGCCAAGGTGTCCAAGGGCCTGTGCAAGCTGGCCCTGGCCCACTGCGGCCTGACTTCGAAGGGAGTGAACCAGATGTCCCACTCCCTGACGCTCAATCAAAGTATTTCCAACTCGCTCACGTATCTAGACCTAAGTGGTAATAGTCTCAAAGATGATATAACC AATCTGCACAACTTCCTGGCTCAACCCAATGTGCTGGAGCACTTGGACCTGGCCTCGACTGACATCACATTGGAAAAC TTGTTTGGAGCTCTTTTGCGCGGCTGTGCCACGCACCTGGCCCACCTCAACGTATCGCACAACTCGTTTAGCACCAAAAAGGGCAAGGAGATCCCGCCCTCGTTCAAGCAATTCTTCACCAGCACCCTCAGCCTGAAGCACCTCAACATTGCCGGCTGCAAGCTGCCCATGGAAGCCCTAAAGAATTTGCTGCTCGGCCTGGCCTGCAACGAATCCACAGCTGGTCTTCATCTAGATCTCAGCGGCAACACGCTGGGCACCCAAGGCGCCCACGTGCTTGAGTCCTGCATCCACGGAGTACGAGTGCTCCAAAGCCTGGACATCAGCGACAACA ACTTGGATGCTGAACTGGCGCCCGTGCTGACGGCCATCTCAAAGAACCCCTCAATACGAACGCTATACCTAACCCGCAACCTTACGGGCATGAAGCCAAAGCACATTCCACCCGTGATGGACGCCCTGGTGAACCTCATCCAAAAGGACGACTTCCCACTGGCCGAGCTGGTGCTGTCGGAGAACAAGCTCAAGCACGACCTGCACGACTTCATCAACGCCCTCGGCAGCAACCAGAGCCTGCAGAAGCTGGACATTAGTGGCAATTACATGGGCGATGTGGGTGCCCGGCTGCTGGCCAAAGCCCTGCAGATCAACAACCGGCTGCGGACCATCTATATGGACAAGAATGCGGTGACGCTGCAGGGATATGCAGACATTGTGTATGCCTTGGAGCACAACCACAGCATGCGCACCATCCCCTTCCCCGTGTTCGACATCGCCCCGCATCTGAAGAGTCATCCGGACAAGACGGATGCGGTGATGCGGAAGATGCAGGAGCTGCTGCAGCGCAACTGCAATGGACTGAAGCGCACCAATGGCCAGGGCTTCCGGCTGCAGCATGGCTTCATGCTGTCCTCCACGCACCAGCTGGTGGACAAGCTGGTGGCCGAGACGCAGGACACCATCTCCCTGGCCAAGGGTGGCGGGGATTCCGCCTCGGCGGTTCAGCGTCTCATCACCGATGCGGAGAACTGCAAGCAGCTGATGCCCAAGCTGCAGGAGGCGGTCCGCAGCGACGCCCATCCCATCGAGATGAAGCTGACCCGCGTGGCCAGTGAGCTGGGGTACACGATCAAGAGCTATCTGGAGGAGACGCTGGAGACGATGATGCGAACGGGCATCGAGCAGTGTCCCAAGACCCTCGGCAACCAAATAGTGGTGCAGGATCTGCGAAAGGTCCTGGCCGAACGCCTGCTGGTGCCCGAAGACTTCCTCCAAAGCTGTTTGCTGAACAATGCCGGCAGCGAGATCATGAACAAAGTTAG TGAAATCGAACAATCCCTGGCAGCTGCCATCTCGGACCGGGCCACTGACGAAGTTTTGGAGGCTCTGACCCGCTATCGCCGCGGCCTGGGCATTGCTGAGTCGCCATCGGTGCTGCTGGACGAGCCGCAAACGCCGGACATTGTTCGCAGCCGCTCCAGTCAT GACGCGGATGGTTTGATCATACGGCCGGGTGGACGAGGCTCTATATTGCCCAAACTGGGTCTGGAATCGCCCACT AAATTGGAATATCTGAACCTT GCCACTCCTCATCTGGCCACCAAGCGACGCAGCGTTGCCCGGAAAGTGCGTCCCCAGTCTGTGGTAGAGAATCTCAGCCTGGGTCACATACCAGATCTCCTGGACTCGCCCTCCTCCCACCGCTCCAGTTCTCAGCTGTCAACCCGAGCTGCTGCAGGCGCCGCTGCCGTGGCCGGTGCCACCAACATGACCGACAGTATCGCGGCCATGGACGACGGAGGGGTAGACGAGTGCTGTGACTCCATTACCGAGCTGCCCAGTGCTTCATTCCAACTGCAGCACCTGGTCAAGGGGCGACCAAAGCGTGCCAAGACGCGTGCACCCACTCGGCCCCTGGTTAATGCAGAGTGTGCCGGAGGCAGTCGGGAGATTGGGGAGGGGCTGGAGCACTTCTTCCGGCCCGGATCGGTCACACCCACTACGCTCACGCCTTTGGTGTCGCCAACGTCGGAGGAGTGCAGCTCACTGTCGTTTGTGGACAGTCCCACCATGAGCCGGGATGGAAACGGCCACATGACCTCCGAGGAGACCACGCCTATTCTGGAGGAGCGCCGGCCAATCAAATTGGAACGTCAGTCGCCCCTGCTCAAGA GTGCGTCCTGGGCCACAAGATCTCGCTCCACCGacaatttggaaaaatattctCCTCTGGTGGGACGCAAATCACCGCTGGTTAAGATGCGCACTGAAGGCGGGCCTGGCTCTGGTGCCGCAGGTGGTGGCGAGGAGACTGCCATTCCCACATCCAATCTTTTAAAGGCCACTGCCCGCGATGATAAAATGCGGTCGCCGAGCAGTGATTCAATTAAGAGTCATGCCACAGGCGAAGGCAGCGTGATTGTAAAGACGGGCAACGGCATCCTGCGCACCCCGATTGTGCTGCAGAAGCCACGACCCTGGTCGGTAGTCGGCAGCGAGCCGAAAGCCAGTGGGGAACTGGTCACAGGAAACGGAAATGCTGATTCCACAAAGACCACACCAGACAACCTGGAAGAAG ATGAAGTCGAGGTGGTGGCTTTTGGGGCAAGCAGCGGTGGCTCCATAGTTGGCATCACGCCTGGCATAGCCTTAACCACCAGTACCAGTGGAGGTGGCAGCATTGTGGGCATCACACCAG GGGCTGCCCTGGAGAAGAAGTCTGTCCGCGAACTGGCCGCTGGACTCAACCGACTGG AACTTCCCCTCAAGCCGCCTGTTATGCCCAGAACCCTCTTGAATGCAGCAAATGCGCGCACGAGCAGCACCTCCACCACCTCCACGAGCTCTTCCAATGGAGGAGGGACTTCTTCGACAACAACCAGTACGTCTTCGACAGTATTAAACACCCAGAACCAGACCCGTTCGCAAGTTGTGACAACGACCAGCAGCGAGTCCACTACGGAGCAGACCACCAGCAGCACTAgtagcaccagcagcagcagctcctcgACTCGGCAGGAGCAGCGGCATGCCATGGCCTGTGCCAGTCTAATCAGCAACGAAATCCTGAGCATGCGAAACGGCCAATTGGCTGGAAAGTCGGGCAGTTGTGCGGAAAGTGGAGGCGTTAAGCGGATAGCCGGCAAGGAGATATCCACACTTTTCGAG GAGACATTAGTTGAAGAGCTGCAGCAGAGCATGGCGAACCGACGCATGTTTAGAGACTCGGCCTACACCAAGGAGGATGTCgttgatttataa
- the LRR gene encoding F-actin-uncapping protein LRRC16A isoform X5, giving the protein MSTRSQLTKDLNESVKSILGRHTKILVKYMVKLETKGDKTENRVLVFTPVRVYLLSAKVPTKIECHFHYLDIVGVESKKPTHFSIVTNDRPYSFATTGDAGSFSSNADVILTDLASAIKQIFPTVPLKYIIRKIDIQPPERETIFSEEFRPSDPRNVGPCGGFSAQYACMCDFHGVPYREEVAWDVDTIYLSHDTRVLNLRDFDHLEPKDLMAIVSALEYNTFFRGLKAAHMRLSHETLERILHVLKRSMWLEELHLEALGLRWDFLNKLSISVITNSNPAIRTIDLSHNIIEDKGAIHLAGPIAKVSKGLCKLALAHCGLTSKGVNQMSHSLTLNQSISNSLTYLDLSGNSLKDDITNLHNFLAQPNVLEHLDLASTDITLENLFGALLRGCATHLAHLNVSHNSFSTKKGKEIPPSFKQFFTSTLSLKHLNIAGCKLPMEALKNLLLGLACNESTAGLHLDLSGNTLGTQGAHVLESCIHGVRVLQSLDISDNNLDAELAPVLTAISKNPSIRTLYLTRNLTGMKPKHIPPVMDALVNLIQKDDFPLAELVLSENKLKHDLHDFINALGSNQSLQKLDISGNYMGDVGARLLAKALQINNRLRTIYMDKNAVTLQGYADIVYALEHNHSMRTIPFPVFDIAPHLKSHPDKTDAVMRKMQELLQRNCNGLKRTNGQGFRLQHGFMLSSTHQLVDKLVAETQDTISLAKGGGDSASAVQRLITDAENCKQLMPKLQEAVRSDAHPIEMKLTRVASELGYTIKSYLEETLETMMRTGIEQCPKTLGNQIVVQDLRKVLAERLLVPEDFLQSCLLNNAGSEIMNKVSEIEQSLAAAISDRATDEVLEALTRYRRGLGIAESPSVLLDEPQTPDIVRSRSSHDADGLIIRPGGRGSILPKLGLESPTATPHLATKRRSVARKVRPQSVVENLSLGHIPDLLDSPSSHRSSSQLSTRAAAGAAAVAGATNMTDSIAAMDDGGVDECCDSITELPSASFQLQHLVKGRPKRAKTRAPTRPLVNAECAGGSREIGEGLEHFFRPGSVTPTTLTPLVSPTSEECSSLSFVDSPTMSRDGNGHMTSEETTPILEERRPIKLERQSPLLKSASWATRSRSTDNLEKYSPLVGRKSPLVKMRTEGGPGSGAAGGGEETAIPTSNLLKATARDDKMRSPSSDSIKSHATGEGSVIVKTGNGILRTPIVLQKPRPWSVVGSEPKASGELVTGNGNADSTKTTPDNLEEDEVEVVAFGASSGGSIVGITPGIALTTSTSGGGSIVGITPGAALEKKSVRELAAGLNRLELPLKPPVMPRTLLNAANARTSSTSTTSTSSSNGGGTSSTTTSTSSTVLNTQNQTRSQVVTTTSSESTTEQTTSSTSSTSSSSSSTRQEQRHAMACASLISNEILSMRNGQLAGKSGSCAESGGVKRIAGKEISTLFEETLVEELQQSMANRRMFRDSAYTKEDVVDL; this is encoded by the exons ATGTCGACGCGCTCGCAATTAACCAAGGACCTCAACG AAAGCGTCAAGTCCATACTGGGTCGCCACACCAAGATACTCGTCAAGTATATGGTCAAATTGGAGACGAAAGGCGACAAGACGGAGAATCGTGTTCTG GTCTTTACGCCCGTGAGGGTATATCTGCTCAGTGCCAAGGTGCCCACCAAG atCGAATGCCATTTCCACTACCTGGACATTGTGGGAGTCGAGAGCAAGAAGCCCACCCATTTCTCCATTGTGACCAACGACAGGCCCTACTCGTTTGCCACCACCGGCGATGCGGGCAGTTTCAGCTCG AACGCTGATGTCATTCTAACCGATCTGGCCTCAGCCATCAAGCAGATTTTTCCAACAGTTCCTCTGAAATATATAATTCGAAAG ATCGATATCCAGCCGCCGGAGCGAGAGACCATATTCTCCGAGGAGTTCCGGCCATCTGATCCGCGCAATGTGGGACCCTGCGGCGGATTCAGTGCCCAGTATGCCTGCATGTGCGACTTCCATGGCGTGCCCTACCGCGAGGAGGTGGCCTGGGATGTGGACACCATCTATCTGTCGCACGACACCCGAGTGCTCAACCTGCGCGACTTTGACCACCTGGAGCCCAA AGACCTGATGGCCATCGTGTCCGCTTTGGAGTACAATACATTTTTTCGCGGTCTGAAGGCTGCCCACATGCGACTGTCCCACGAGACCCTGGAACGCATCCTGCACGTGCTCAAGCGTTCGATGTGGCTGGAGGAGCTGCATTTGGAGGCGCTAGGATTAAG ATGGGATTTCCTAAACAAGTTATCGATATCTGTGATAACGAATAGCAATCCCGCCATTCGCACCATTGATCTGAGCCACAATATAATTGAGGATAAAG GTGCCATCCATTTGGCCGGACCCATTGCCAAGGTGTCCAAGGGCCTGTGCAAGCTGGCCCTGGCCCACTGCGGCCTGACTTCGAAGGGAGTGAACCAGATGTCCCACTCCCTGACGCTCAATCAAAGTATTTCCAACTCGCTCACGTATCTAGACCTAAGTGGTAATAGTCTCAAAGATGATATAACC AATCTGCACAACTTCCTGGCTCAACCCAATGTGCTGGAGCACTTGGACCTGGCCTCGACTGACATCACATTGGAAAAC TTGTTTGGAGCTCTTTTGCGCGGCTGTGCCACGCACCTGGCCCACCTCAACGTATCGCACAACTCGTTTAGCACCAAAAAGGGCAAGGAGATCCCGCCCTCGTTCAAGCAATTCTTCACCAGCACCCTCAGCCTGAAGCACCTCAACATTGCCGGCTGCAAGCTGCCCATGGAAGCCCTAAAGAATTTGCTGCTCGGCCTGGCCTGCAACGAATCCACAGCTGGTCTTCATCTAGATCTCAGCGGCAACACGCTGGGCACCCAAGGCGCCCACGTGCTTGAGTCCTGCATCCACGGAGTACGAGTGCTCCAAAGCCTGGACATCAGCGACAACA ACTTGGATGCTGAACTGGCGCCCGTGCTGACGGCCATCTCAAAGAACCCCTCAATACGAACGCTATACCTAACCCGCAACCTTACGGGCATGAAGCCAAAGCACATTCCACCCGTGATGGACGCCCTGGTGAACCTCATCCAAAAGGACGACTTCCCACTGGCCGAGCTGGTGCTGTCGGAGAACAAGCTCAAGCACGACCTGCACGACTTCATCAACGCCCTCGGCAGCAACCAGAGCCTGCAGAAGCTGGACATTAGTGGCAATTACATGGGCGATGTGGGTGCCCGGCTGCTGGCCAAAGCCCTGCAGATCAACAACCGGCTGCGGACCATCTATATGGACAAGAATGCGGTGACGCTGCAGGGATATGCAGACATTGTGTATGCCTTGGAGCACAACCACAGCATGCGCACCATCCCCTTCCCCGTGTTCGACATCGCCCCGCATCTGAAGAGTCATCCGGACAAGACGGATGCGGTGATGCGGAAGATGCAGGAGCTGCTGCAGCGCAACTGCAATGGACTGAAGCGCACCAATGGCCAGGGCTTCCGGCTGCAGCATGGCTTCATGCTGTCCTCCACGCACCAGCTGGTGGACAAGCTGGTGGCCGAGACGCAGGACACCATCTCCCTGGCCAAGGGTGGCGGGGATTCCGCCTCGGCGGTTCAGCGTCTCATCACCGATGCGGAGAACTGCAAGCAGCTGATGCCCAAGCTGCAGGAGGCGGTCCGCAGCGACGCCCATCCCATCGAGATGAAGCTGACCCGCGTGGCCAGTGAGCTGGGGTACACGATCAAGAGCTATCTGGAGGAGACGCTGGAGACGATGATGCGAACGGGCATCGAGCAGTGTCCCAAGACCCTCGGCAACCAAATAGTGGTGCAGGATCTGCGAAAGGTCCTGGCCGAACGCCTGCTGGTGCCCGAAGACTTCCTCCAAAGCTGTTTGCTGAACAATGCCGGCAGCGAGATCATGAACAAAGTTAG TGAAATCGAACAATCCCTGGCAGCTGCCATCTCGGACCGGGCCACTGACGAAGTTTTGGAGGCTCTGACCCGCTATCGCCGCGGCCTGGGCATTGCTGAGTCGCCATCGGTGCTGCTGGACGAGCCGCAAACGCCGGACATTGTTCGCAGCCGCTCCAGTCAT GACGCGGATGGTTTGATCATACGGCCGGGTGGACGAGGCTCTATATTGCCCAAACTGGGTCTGGAATCGCCCACT GCCACTCCTCATCTGGCCACCAAGCGACGCAGCGTTGCCCGGAAAGTGCGTCCCCAGTCTGTGGTAGAGAATCTCAGCCTGGGTCACATACCAGATCTCCTGGACTCGCCCTCCTCCCACCGCTCCAGTTCTCAGCTGTCAACCCGAGCTGCTGCAGGCGCCGCTGCCGTGGCCGGTGCCACCAACATGACCGACAGTATCGCGGCCATGGACGACGGAGGGGTAGACGAGTGCTGTGACTCCATTACCGAGCTGCCCAGTGCTTCATTCCAACTGCAGCACCTGGTCAAGGGGCGACCAAAGCGTGCCAAGACGCGTGCACCCACTCGGCCCCTGGTTAATGCAGAGTGTGCCGGAGGCAGTCGGGAGATTGGGGAGGGGCTGGAGCACTTCTTCCGGCCCGGATCGGTCACACCCACTACGCTCACGCCTTTGGTGTCGCCAACGTCGGAGGAGTGCAGCTCACTGTCGTTTGTGGACAGTCCCACCATGAGCCGGGATGGAAACGGCCACATGACCTCCGAGGAGACCACGCCTATTCTGGAGGAGCGCCGGCCAATCAAATTGGAACGTCAGTCGCCCCTGCTCAAGA GTGCGTCCTGGGCCACAAGATCTCGCTCCACCGacaatttggaaaaatattctCCTCTGGTGGGACGCAAATCACCGCTGGTTAAGATGCGCACTGAAGGCGGGCCTGGCTCTGGTGCCGCAGGTGGTGGCGAGGAGACTGCCATTCCCACATCCAATCTTTTAAAGGCCACTGCCCGCGATGATAAAATGCGGTCGCCGAGCAGTGATTCAATTAAGAGTCATGCCACAGGCGAAGGCAGCGTGATTGTAAAGACGGGCAACGGCATCCTGCGCACCCCGATTGTGCTGCAGAAGCCACGACCCTGGTCGGTAGTCGGCAGCGAGCCGAAAGCCAGTGGGGAACTGGTCACAGGAAACGGAAATGCTGATTCCACAAAGACCACACCAGACAACCTGGAAGAAG ATGAAGTCGAGGTGGTGGCTTTTGGGGCAAGCAGCGGTGGCTCCATAGTTGGCATCACGCCTGGCATAGCCTTAACCACCAGTACCAGTGGAGGTGGCAGCATTGTGGGCATCACACCAG GGGCTGCCCTGGAGAAGAAGTCTGTCCGCGAACTGGCCGCTGGACTCAACCGACTGG AACTTCCCCTCAAGCCGCCTGTTATGCCCAGAACCCTCTTGAATGCAGCAAATGCGCGCACGAGCAGCACCTCCACCACCTCCACGAGCTCTTCCAATGGAGGAGGGACTTCTTCGACAACAACCAGTACGTCTTCGACAGTATTAAACACCCAGAACCAGACCCGTTCGCAAGTTGTGACAACGACCAGCAGCGAGTCCACTACGGAGCAGACCACCAGCAGCACTAgtagcaccagcagcagcagctcctcgACTCGGCAGGAGCAGCGGCATGCCATGGCCTGTGCCAGTCTAATCAGCAACGAAATCCTGAGCATGCGAAACGGCCAATTGGCTGGAAAGTCGGGCAGTTGTGCGGAAAGTGGAGGCGTTAAGCGGATAGCCGGCAAGGAGATATCCACACTTTTCGAG GAGACATTAGTTGAAGAGCTGCAGCAGAGCATGGCGAACCGACGCATGTTTAGAGACTCGGCCTACACCAAGGAGGATGTCgttgatttataa